In Pelmatolapia mariae isolate MD_Pm_ZW linkage group LG2, Pm_UMD_F_2, whole genome shotgun sequence, one DNA window encodes the following:
- the asb5a gene encoding ankyrin repeat and SOCS box protein 5 isoform X2 → MDERMDEDDDDENVWNASAVILDIDSGSWADRSPLHDAASQGRLLALRTLILQGHNVNVLTIDHVTPLHEACLGDHVACARALIDAGANVNASTIDGVTALFNACTVGSVACTEILLENGAKPQSLVYQPSPIHEATSKGHYGCVEALVTWGADVDMDIPHLGTALYTACVCQELECARKLLREGANVQKGKSLDSPLHAAAEKDCTAVVKLLLDFGADINARNTEFQRPVDVAPPSSLTEGFLLLYEATPRLLSQLCRQCIRNCVGRDRLHLLSHLPLPNRIKSYLQYQ, encoded by the exons ATGGATGAAAGGATGGATGAAGATGATGACGATGAGAACGTGTGGAATGCATCAGCTGTTATTCTGGACATTGACTCAG GATCTTGGGCAGACCGCTCACCCCTCCACGATGCTGCCAGTCAGGGCCGCCTCCTGGCCTTGAGGACCCTCATTTTACAG GGTCACAATGTAAATGTTCTGACTATAGACCATGTAACACCCCTGCATGAGGCCTGTCTTGGAGACCATGTTGCCTGTGCCAGAGCACTCATTGATGCAGGAGCAAAT GTCAATGCTTCTACAATTGATGGAGTCACCGCTCTGTTCAATGCCTGTACAGTGGGCAGTGTGGCATGCACGGAAATTCTTCTGGAAAATGGAGCAAAACCCCAGAGTCTTGTATATCAACCTTCTCCAATACACGAAGCAACCAGCAAAG gtcATTACGGTTGTGTAGAGGCTCTGGTGACTTGGGGGGCAGATGTGGACATGGACATTCCTCACCTGGGCACAGCACTATATACAGCTTGCGTCTGCCAAGAGCTTGAATGTGCCAGGAAACTCCTGAGGGAAG GTGCAAATGTACAGAAAGGTAAATCCCTGGATTCACCTTTACATGCAGCTGCAGAAAAAGACTGCACAGCTGTAGTGAAGTTGCTGCTGGACTTTGGCGCAGACATTAATGCCAGGAACACAGAGTTTCAGAGGCCAGTGGATGTGGCTCCACCCAGCAGTCTTACAGAAGGCTTTCTACTACTTTATGAAG CTACACCACGGTTGCTTAGCCAGTTGTGTCGTCAGTGCATCAGAAACTGCGTTGGACGCGACAGACTCCACCTTCTTtcccatcttcctctgcctAACAGGATCAAGAGCTACCTGCAGTACCAATGA
- the spata4 gene encoding spermatogenesis-associated protein 4, which translates to MARSSICFAECPKKTGLPREVVKWLQTLDLAFYPQNVRRDFSSGYLVAQIFSHYYPRDFSLHSYDRGTSLSAKQWNWSQIERSLEKRNLYLKKEAIDGTIHCKPGAAELLVLEVYTILTNGRVSDVEGPEPDFTDEEYQNLLPSLARSTASKAIKNNLTATEIKAVPDISTNQRKAENILRRHLEHKAAERILNPGRFKVKSKRSHPAPNNLVPQSQMDKCSDTCSPEGNTLKLWSSPTWSRASVSFKEIKVRQPAKHSLVNY; encoded by the exons ATGGCTCGGAGCAGCATATGTTTCGCAGAATGTCCCAAGAAAACAGGACTACCAAGAGAAGTAGTCAAGTGGCTGCAAACTCTGGACTTGGCATTTTATCCCCAAAATGTGCGCAG AGATTTTTCCAGCGGCTACCTTGTGGCACAGATATTTTCTCATTATTACCCCCGAGACTTTTCATTGCACTCATACGACAGAGGAACATCGCTTTCTGCCAAACAGTGGAACTGGAGCCAGATAGAGCGG TCTTTAGAGAAGCGGAATCTGTACTTGAAGAAGGAGGCCATTGATGGAACAATCCATTGTAAACCAGGAGCAGCTGAGCTGTTGGTGCTGGAAGTTTACACTATTTTAACTAACGGGAG AGTCAGTGATGTAGAGGGCCCAGAGCCAGACTTCACCGATGAAGAATACCAGAACCTACTTCCCAGCCTGGCTCGCTCCACAGCTTCAAAAGCCATCAAGAACAACCTGACAGCAACAGAAATCAAGGCTGTGCCTGATATAAGCACAAACCAGAGGAAGGCAGAAAACATCCTCCGCAGGCACCTCGAGCACAaagctgcagagagaattcTCAACCCTG GACGTTTTAAAGTGAAGTCGAAGCGAAGCCACCCAGCTCCCAACAATCTTGTTCCACAAAGCCAGATGGATAAGTGCTCTGACACCTGTTCACCTGAAGGCAATACCTTAA AGCTGTGGTCTTCACCAACATGGAGCAGAGCTTCTGTTTCCTTTAAGGAGATAAAGGTCCGTCAGCCAGCCAAACATTCATTGGTTAATTATTAA
- the asb5a gene encoding ankyrin repeat and SOCS box protein 5 isoform X1: protein MSDHTEEFTNKPFAAQLSNVYLSILALFCFKLFVKISLNLLTYFYIVRGNRKEAARISAEFYDYGQQHRSWADRSPLHDAASQGRLLALRTLILQGHNVNVLTIDHVTPLHEACLGDHVACARALIDAGANVNASTIDGVTALFNACTVGSVACTEILLENGAKPQSLVYQPSPIHEATSKGHYGCVEALVTWGADVDMDIPHLGTALYTACVCQELECARKLLREGANVQKGKSLDSPLHAAAEKDCTAVVKLLLDFGADINARNTEFQRPVDVAPPSSLTEGFLLLYEATPRLLSQLCRQCIRNCVGRDRLHLLSHLPLPNRIKSYLQYQ from the exons ATGTCAGACCATACAGAGGAATTCACCAACAAGCCCTTCGCAGCCCAGTTGTCCAATGTTTACCTCAGCATCTTGGCACTGTTCTGCTTTAAGCTTTTTGTTAAGATCTCTCTTAACTTGCTGACATACTTCTACATTGTCCGTGGGAATCGCAAAGAGGCTGCCAGGATATCAGCAGAGTTCTATGATTATGGTCAACAACACA GATCTTGGGCAGACCGCTCACCCCTCCACGATGCTGCCAGTCAGGGCCGCCTCCTGGCCTTGAGGACCCTCATTTTACAG GGTCACAATGTAAATGTTCTGACTATAGACCATGTAACACCCCTGCATGAGGCCTGTCTTGGAGACCATGTTGCCTGTGCCAGAGCACTCATTGATGCAGGAGCAAAT GTCAATGCTTCTACAATTGATGGAGTCACCGCTCTGTTCAATGCCTGTACAGTGGGCAGTGTGGCATGCACGGAAATTCTTCTGGAAAATGGAGCAAAACCCCAGAGTCTTGTATATCAACCTTCTCCAATACACGAAGCAACCAGCAAAG gtcATTACGGTTGTGTAGAGGCTCTGGTGACTTGGGGGGCAGATGTGGACATGGACATTCCTCACCTGGGCACAGCACTATATACAGCTTGCGTCTGCCAAGAGCTTGAATGTGCCAGGAAACTCCTGAGGGAAG GTGCAAATGTACAGAAAGGTAAATCCCTGGATTCACCTTTACATGCAGCTGCAGAAAAAGACTGCACAGCTGTAGTGAAGTTGCTGCTGGACTTTGGCGCAGACATTAATGCCAGGAACACAGAGTTTCAGAGGCCAGTGGATGTGGCTCCACCCAGCAGTCTTACAGAAGGCTTTCTACTACTTTATGAAG CTACACCACGGTTGCTTAGCCAGTTGTGTCGTCAGTGCATCAGAAACTGCGTTGGACGCGACAGACTCCACCTTCTTtcccatcttcctctgcctAACAGGATCAAGAGCTACCTGCAGTACCAATGA
- the asb5a gene encoding ankyrin repeat and SOCS box protein 5 isoform X3 translates to MKGSWADRSPLHDAASQGRLLALRTLILQGHNVNVLTIDHVTPLHEACLGDHVACARALIDAGANVNASTIDGVTALFNACTVGSVACTEILLENGAKPQSLVYQPSPIHEATSKGHYGCVEALVTWGADVDMDIPHLGTALYTACVCQELECARKLLREGANVQKGKSLDSPLHAAAEKDCTAVVKLLLDFGADINARNTEFQRPVDVAPPSSLTEGFLLLYEATPRLLSQLCRQCIRNCVGRDRLHLLSHLPLPNRIKSYLQYQ, encoded by the exons ATGAAAG GATCTTGGGCAGACCGCTCACCCCTCCACGATGCTGCCAGTCAGGGCCGCCTCCTGGCCTTGAGGACCCTCATTTTACAG GGTCACAATGTAAATGTTCTGACTATAGACCATGTAACACCCCTGCATGAGGCCTGTCTTGGAGACCATGTTGCCTGTGCCAGAGCACTCATTGATGCAGGAGCAAAT GTCAATGCTTCTACAATTGATGGAGTCACCGCTCTGTTCAATGCCTGTACAGTGGGCAGTGTGGCATGCACGGAAATTCTTCTGGAAAATGGAGCAAAACCCCAGAGTCTTGTATATCAACCTTCTCCAATACACGAAGCAACCAGCAAAG gtcATTACGGTTGTGTAGAGGCTCTGGTGACTTGGGGGGCAGATGTGGACATGGACATTCCTCACCTGGGCACAGCACTATATACAGCTTGCGTCTGCCAAGAGCTTGAATGTGCCAGGAAACTCCTGAGGGAAG GTGCAAATGTACAGAAAGGTAAATCCCTGGATTCACCTTTACATGCAGCTGCAGAAAAAGACTGCACAGCTGTAGTGAAGTTGCTGCTGGACTTTGGCGCAGACATTAATGCCAGGAACACAGAGTTTCAGAGGCCAGTGGATGTGGCTCCACCCAGCAGTCTTACAGAAGGCTTTCTACTACTTTATGAAG CTACACCACGGTTGCTTAGCCAGTTGTGTCGTCAGTGCATCAGAAACTGCGTTGGACGCGACAGACTCCACCTTCTTtcccatcttcctctgcctAACAGGATCAAGAGCTACCTGCAGTACCAATGA